One genomic window of Medicago truncatula cultivar Jemalong A17 chromosome 1, MtrunA17r5.0-ANR, whole genome shotgun sequence includes the following:
- the LOC25484402 gene encoding protein PSK SIMULATOR 1 has product MVAEAWILKMGNQVSANIKQALLLETSSTSRKHGPKRKENKKVETIGILSFEVANVMSKTIQLYKSLSESEITKLRNEILNSEGVRNLVSSEEGYLFELVRREKLEELNRVAGVVSRLGKKCSVPALQGFEHVYGDIVSGVIDVNELGFLVKHMEGMVRKMDRYVSATRSLYSKMGGLNELEQTVKKFQNNSQNEESRRGFEQRLVWQKQDVRQLKEISLWNQTFDKVVELLARTVCTLYARICMVFGDSTVRKDGLGIGNCEGSPLVQNECGSASSLINVEVNLSEKLKRSHSKKTGYNLSSIGGNGSSRSHIDMKRGELAYVQLEDFGFPCGTSPGRLFMECLSLSSSVSKFDDFDDVAIDREDHYSCVSSSQSPIGIGNIVKKKEHLCSTFGANSGLAVVYAPPSTLGGCALALHYANIIIVIEKVLSFPHLIGEEARDDLYKMLPTSLRLSLKAKLKTYVKNLAIYDAPLAHDWKATLDGILRWLAPLAHNMMKWQSERNFEQRGIVSRTNVLLFQTLYFADKIKTEEAICELLKGLNYICRYEQQQNALLGCASSFNLEDCMKWKLQCGDSLLD; this is encoded by the coding sequence ATGGTTGCTGAAGCTTGGATTTTGAAGATGGGTAACCAAGTAAGTGCAAATATTAAACAAGCCCTTTTGCTTGAAACTTCTTCTACTAGTAGAAAACATGGTCCTAAAAGGAAAGAGAATAAGAAAGTAGAAACTATAGGTATTCTTTCTTTTGAAGTAGCTAATGTAATGTCCAAAACCATTCAACTTTATAAATCATTGTCTGAATCTGAGATAACAAAGTTAAGGAATGAGATCTTGAACTCAGAGGGTGTTAGGAACTTGGTTTCTTCAGAAGAGGGTTATTTATTCGAGCTTGTTCGACGTGAGAAGCTCGAGGAATTGAACCGTGTTGCTGGTGTGGTTTCTAGGTTAGGGAAGAAGTGTTCTGTGCCTGCTTTGCAAGGGTTTGAGCATGTCTATGGTGATATTGTTAGTGGTGTTATAGATGTGAATGAATTGGGGTTTTTAGTTAAGCATATGGAAGGAATGGTGAGGAAAATGGATAGGTATGTGAGTGCTACTAGGAGTTTGTATAGTAAAATGGGGGGTTTGAATGAGTTGGAGCAAACAGTGAAGAAGTTTCAGAATAATAGTCAGAATGAGGAGAGTAGAAGGGGGTTTGAGCAGAGGCTTGTATGGCAGAAGCAAGATGTGAGGCAGCTTAAGGAGATTTCACTTTGGAATCAGACTTTTGATAAGGTTGTTGAGTTGTTGGCCAGGACAGTTTGTACCTTGTATGCAAGAATCTGCATGGTCTTTGGTGATTCTACTGTGAGGAAGGATGGCCTTGGGATTGGTAACTGTGAAGGTTCGCCACTCGTGCAAAATGAATGTGGTTCGGCGTCTAGCTTGATTAATGTTGAGGTGAATTTGTCGGAGAAGTTGAAACGCAGTCATAGCAAGAAAACTGGTTACAATTTGAGTTCAATTGGGGGAAATGGTAGTAGTAGGTCTCATATAGATATGAAGAGAGGTGAGTTAGCATATGTTCAACTTGAAGATTTTGGTTTTCCTTGTGGAACAAGTCCTGGGAGACTTTTCATGGAATGTCTGAGTTTAAGTAGCTCAGTTTCAAAATTCGACGATTTCGATGATGTTGCTATCGATCGCGAGGACCATTACAGTTGTGTATCAAGCTCTCAAAGTCCTATTGGGATTGGAAATATTGTCAAGAAAAAGGAGCACTTATGCTCAACCTTTGGTGCAAATAGTGGATTAGCTGTTGTTTATGCTCCTCCTTCAACTCTTGGAGGATGTGCACTTGCATTGCATTATGCTAATATCATTATTGTCATTGAGAAAGTACTTAGCTTTCCACATTTAATTGGTGAGGAAGCTAGAGATGATCTATATAAGATGCTGCCAACTAGCTTAAGGTTATCTTTGAAGGCCAAACTTAAGACATATGTCAAGAATTTGGCCATATATGATGCCCCTCTTGCACATGACTGGAAGGCGACTCTTGACGGGATACTTCGGTGGCTTGCTCCGCTTGCTCATAATATGATGAAATGGCAAAGTGAGAGGAATTTTGAGCAACGTGGAATAGTTAGCAGGACGAATGTGCTACTATTTCAGACATTATACTTTGCTGATAAGATAAAGACAGAGGAAGCTATATGTGAACTTCTTAAAGGATTGAACTATATATGTCGTtatgaacaacaacaaaacgcATTACTGGGTTGTGCAAGCAGTTTCAATTTGGAAGATTGCATGAAATGGAAATTGCAGTGCGGTGATTCGTTACTCGATTGA
- the LOC25484399 gene encoding AT-hook motif nuclear-localized protein 20: protein HQQKHHLLLLKCRNTTTAVLANPWWTIQGGLSGVDPGTHSPSDLNKHHNTNLTINENHDDEEEDDDNRDEPREGAVEVGNRRPRGRPPGSKNRPKPPIFVTRDSPNALKSHVMEVAGGADIAESVAQFARRRQRGVCVLSGSGSVANVTLRQPSAPGAVVALHGRFEILSLTGTFLPGPAPPGSTGLTVYLAGGQGQVVGGCVVGTLVAVGPVMLIAATFTNATYERLPLDDDDNDNNEGPNSAGGVQGGGASTGGSPPPGIGHQLQGGLPDPSSMPLYNLPPNLLPNNGGQMGHEALAWAAAHGRPPY, encoded by the coding sequence catcaacaaaagcatcatcttcttcttcttaagtGTAGAAATACTACAACAGCAGTTCTGGCTAATCCTTGGTGGACAATTCAAGGAGGGTTATCTGGGGTTGACCCAGGAACCCACTCCCCAAGTGATTTAAACAAACACCACAACACAAACCTAACGATCAACGAAAATCacgatgatgaagaagaagacgaTGACAACAGAGATGAACCTAGAGAAGGTGCAGTCGAAGTTGGTAACCGAAGACCAAGAGGAAGACCACCTGGATCCAAAAACAGACCAAAACCACCTATCTTTGTAACAAGAGATAGCCCAAATGCTTTGAAGAGCCATGTCATGGAGGTAGCCGGTGGAGCTGATATAGCAGAAAGTGTAGCACAATTCGCAAGGAGGCGTCAACGCGGTGTTTGTGTTCTCAGTGGAAGTGGCTCTGTAGCTAATGTTACTCTTAGACAACCTTCAGCTCCTGGTGCCGTTGTAGCACTTCATGGCAGGTTTGAGATTTTGTCCTTAACCGGGACATTTCTACCTGGTCCTGCTCCACCAGGTTCAACTGGTCTTACAGTGTACCTGGCTGGAGGTCAGGGCCAGGTTGTTGGAGGTTGTGTTGTTGGAACTCTTGTTGCAGTTGGACCTGTTATGCTTATTGCCGCTACTTTTACTAATGCTACTTATGAGAGACTTCCACTTGATGAcgatgataatgataataatgaaGGGCCTAATTCTGCAGGCGGTGTGCAAGGTGGAGGAGCGTCGACTGGTGGATCGCCTCCACCAGGAATTGGTCATCAGTTGCAGGGTGGGCTTCCAGATCCTTCTTCCATGCCTTTGTATAATTTGCCACCAAATTTGTTGCCTAATAATGGAGGGCAGATGGGACATGAGGCTCTTGCCTGGGCTGCTGCTCATGGAAGACCACCTTATTGA